A region of Novipirellula aureliae DNA encodes the following proteins:
- a CDS encoding efflux RND transporter permease subunit: MLNVLIRFCVKEPWLVVLLTIGLSVAGWISFKSIPIDAIPNIGENQVIVLTPWPGRSPKDIEDQVTYPLSVSLLAVPGAESVRGKSMFGYSFVQVTFKDEIDFYWARSRVSEQLGSAASQLPDGVVPQLGPDATGLGQVYYYTLQPPDEGMGLAELRSMQDFVVKYELQAVEGVSEVASIGGYVRQYQIEVDPDKLRFHNVSLDKLAMAINGSNLDVGAKTVETTGMEFIVRSKGFLGSGGDKDKAVEDIEDTVIMQRDGVPVRVRDIANVQIGPDFRRGALDYNGAEAVGGVVVMRYGENPRVVIDRVKEKIAAITPSLQGVTIHGVYDRSGLIDETMATLTHALRDEIIITAIIILLFLLHIRSSFVVAICLPAAVLMSFIAMRVVGVGANIMSLAGIAIAIGTMVDMAIIVSENIYQHLAEWESGSLGDGEKPSLGDGERGSQGEAMSDDSHSPTLPDSRARAAVVYEATVEVAPAVVTAVATTIVSFLPVFFLTGRDYKLFSPLAYTKTFAIAAAMIAAITIVPALCRLMLRSSVRRKSTALVAALSLSGLLGAASHFLWGSRLAERFGLETWIVTAIAATIGFIGGWQLMRERIRPIEEIPSSRFVRWIYAARLRHALNHKAFALSFPLVLLIIGVGAYVGMPTVLRPVEKVANFFGAELNDFPGYVDAKHVFIGLQSDDWIALDEGSWFYMPTLYPAASFSQAMQVLQTQDVLIGQIPEVKDVLGKIGRVESALDPAPAAMVETYVMLKPESEWREGVTARDVWDEINRVATLPGVTPASALQPIEGRVVMLQSGIKAPMAIRVYGNQLDELADAAMNVSAELKKSPLINAGTVNPDIVLGKPYVEFTVDREAASRYGMSSSMVNQVIETALGGMNLIKTVEGRERYPVRLRYNRDLREQIDGLKRLPVVTQSGAVVPLEELARLETTWGPGAINSENGRLVAHVSFMTNGSKGDLESVSAIEEQLREAQSLPPSDPNRLSLPAGYSLEAVGSFRNQIEANRRLMWIIPMVICINLMLLYMEFRNLSISLAVFSGIPVAFAGGMIAVATMGVELNTAVWVGFIALFGLAVDDGVVMATYIHQLLKKRKIESVEDIRNVVYEAGLKRIRPCMMTTVTTLAALIPVLIATGRGADVARAMAIPVFGGMLAEPFTSFIVPTLYCGYLELKMRFGFHDELWEGTEAMPEEELMKAA, translated from the coding sequence GTGCTTAACGTCCTAATCCGCTTTTGCGTTAAAGAACCTTGGCTGGTCGTACTGCTGACGATCGGATTGAGCGTTGCCGGCTGGATCAGTTTCAAGTCGATTCCGATCGACGCGATTCCTAACATTGGCGAGAACCAAGTCATCGTGTTGACGCCCTGGCCGGGTCGCTCGCCAAAGGACATTGAAGACCAGGTCACCTATCCGCTGAGCGTTTCGCTGCTCGCTGTTCCCGGTGCGGAGTCGGTGCGTGGCAAGAGCATGTTCGGATACAGCTTTGTTCAGGTCACGTTCAAGGACGAAATTGACTTCTATTGGGCACGCAGTCGAGTTTCTGAGCAACTCGGCAGTGCGGCGTCACAGTTGCCCGATGGCGTCGTGCCACAACTTGGCCCGGACGCGACCGGATTGGGACAGGTTTACTACTACACGTTACAACCGCCCGATGAAGGCATGGGGCTCGCAGAACTTCGCAGCATGCAAGACTTTGTCGTGAAGTACGAGTTGCAGGCGGTCGAAGGGGTCAGCGAGGTCGCGTCGATCGGCGGTTACGTTCGGCAGTATCAGATCGAAGTCGATCCCGACAAGCTTCGATTTCACAACGTATCGCTCGATAAGTTGGCGATGGCGATCAATGGATCGAACTTGGACGTCGGTGCTAAGACGGTCGAAACGACCGGCATGGAGTTCATTGTCCGTAGCAAGGGGTTCCTTGGCTCTGGCGGTGACAAAGACAAAGCGGTCGAGGACATCGAAGACACCGTCATCATGCAGCGTGACGGAGTTCCCGTTCGCGTCCGTGACATTGCCAATGTGCAGATTGGCCCTGACTTTCGTCGCGGTGCTCTGGACTACAACGGAGCCGAAGCGGTCGGCGGCGTGGTCGTGATGCGATATGGCGAAAATCCGCGAGTCGTAATCGACCGAGTGAAAGAGAAGATCGCCGCGATCACACCATCGCTGCAAGGAGTGACCATTCACGGCGTTTACGATCGCAGCGGACTGATCGACGAAACGATGGCGACGCTGACGCACGCGTTGCGAGACGAGATCATCATCACGGCGATCATCATCCTCTTGTTTCTATTGCACATTCGCAGCAGTTTCGTCGTTGCGATCTGTTTGCCGGCAGCTGTGCTGATGTCGTTCATTGCGATGCGAGTGGTCGGCGTCGGTGCGAACATCATGTCGCTGGCGGGGATTGCGATCGCGATCGGCACGATGGTCGACATGGCGATCATTGTTTCGGAGAACATCTACCAGCATCTGGCAGAGTGGGAGAGTGGGAGTCTGGGAGATGGGGAGAAGCCAAGTCTGGGAGATGGGGAGAGGGGGAGTCAGGGAGAAGCTATGTCTGATGACTCCCACTCTCCCACTCTCCCAGACTCCCGAGCTCGCGCAGCGGTCGTCTACGAAGCAACGGTCGAAGTCGCACCGGCCGTCGTGACCGCCGTGGCGACAACGATCGTCAGTTTCCTGCCGGTCTTCTTTTTGACCGGTCGCGACTACAAGCTGTTTTCGCCGTTGGCTTACACGAAGACATTCGCGATTGCTGCAGCAATGATCGCTGCCATCACGATTGTGCCCGCCTTGTGTCGATTGATGTTGCGGAGCAGCGTGCGTCGAAAATCGACCGCGCTGGTTGCCGCGTTGTCTCTCTCCGGATTGCTCGGTGCCGCGTCCCATTTCCTGTGGGGATCACGACTCGCAGAACGCTTCGGCTTAGAAACATGGATTGTGACCGCGATCGCGGCCACGATCGGGTTCATTGGCGGATGGCAGTTGATGCGAGAACGAATTCGGCCGATCGAAGAGATTCCTTCCAGCCGCTTCGTTCGCTGGATATACGCAGCGCGACTACGACATGCGCTCAATCACAAAGCATTCGCACTTTCGTTTCCGTTGGTGCTGTTGATCATCGGCGTGGGAGCCTACGTCGGAATGCCTACCGTACTTCGTCCAGTTGAAAAGGTCGCGAACTTCTTTGGTGCCGAACTGAATGATTTCCCCGGCTACGTCGATGCCAAACACGTCTTCATCGGTTTGCAAAGTGACGACTGGATCGCGTTGGACGAGGGAAGCTGGTTCTACATGCCGACGCTCTACCCAGCGGCAAGCTTCTCGCAAGCGATGCAGGTGCTGCAGACGCAAGACGTTCTCATCGGTCAGATTCCCGAAGTCAAAGATGTGCTTGGCAAGATCGGTCGCGTCGAATCGGCACTCGATCCCGCGCCAGCCGCGATGGTCGAAACCTACGTGATGCTCAAGCCCGAAAGCGAGTGGCGAGAAGGCGTCACCGCTCGCGACGTGTGGGACGAAATCAACCGCGTCGCCACATTGCCCGGTGTCACGCCGGCTTCGGCGTTACAACCGATCGAGGGCCGAGTCGTGATGTTGCAGTCCGGCATCAAGGCACCGATGGCGATCCGAGTTTACGGAAACCAGCTTGACGAATTGGCTGACGCGGCGATGAATGTTTCGGCTGAATTGAAGAAGTCACCGCTGATCAACGCCGGTACGGTTAATCCCGACATCGTGCTTGGCAAACCCTACGTCGAGTTCACGGTCGATCGTGAGGCGGCATCGCGGTACGGGATGAGTTCGTCGATGGTGAACCAAGTCATCGAAACCGCACTCGGCGGGATGAATCTGATCAAGACGGTCGAAGGACGAGAGCGTTATCCCGTGCGACTGCGGTACAACCGCGACCTTCGTGAACAGATCGACGGTTTGAAACGCTTGCCCGTTGTCACGCAGTCGGGGGCCGTCGTGCCATTGGAAGAACTAGCAAGGCTGGAAACGACTTGGGGTCCGGGTGCAATCAACAGCGAAAACGGTCGACTCGTCGCTCACGTTTCTTTCATGACCAATGGTAGCAAGGGTGACTTGGAATCGGTTTCCGCGATCGAGGAACAACTCCGCGAGGCTCAGTCGCTGCCTCCGTCTGACCCGAATCGGTTGTCATTGCCAGCCGGCTATTCCCTCGAAGCCGTCGGCAGCTTCCGTAATCAAATCGAAGCCAATCGACGCTTGATGTGGATCATTCCGATGGTGATCTGCATCAATCTGATGTTGCTTTACATGGAGTTCCGAAACCTCTCGATTTCGTTAGCCGTGTTCTCCGGTATCCCAGTCGCCTTCGCTGGCGGCATGATCGCAGTTGCAACGATGGGCGTGGAACTCAACACGGCAGTTTGGGTTGGTTTTATCGCGTTGTTCGGTCTCGCGGTCGACGATGGCGTGGTGATGGCGACCTATATCCATCAACTCTTGAAGAAACGCAAAATCGAATCAGTCGAAGACATTCGCAACGTGGTTTACGAAGCGGGACTCAAACGCATTCGACCTTGCATGATGACCACGGTGACGACGCTTGCCGCGTTGATTCCAGTGTTGATCGCGACAGGCCGTGGAGCTGACGTTGCCCGAGCGATGGCGATTCCCGTGTTCGGTGGCATGTTAGCCGAACCGTTTACTTCGTTCATCGTGCCGACGCTTTATTGCGGCTACCTGGAATTGAAAATGCGTTTCGGATTTCATGACGAGCTTTGGGAAGGTACCGAAGCGATGCCGGAGGAGGAACTCATGAAAGCAGCATAA
- a CDS encoding efflux RND transporter periplasmic adaptor subunit, protein MQAATVVIVAGLVFFLLGVAQRTKWLTADGFSDGQGESIAEAGGGEDKRYICPMMCTPPSTEPGRCPVCAMELVEATGGGGGDGISVTIEASARRLVGIQTAMSKMGEVNRTIRTIGSIDFDESQLSTISAYIDGRLEKMYANYAGVKVNEGDDLALIYSPQLYTAQTEFITSMNSDGKIGRFQISGGDLNKMARENLTELGMTESQIDQLGRSGKPMSRIRIKSPQSGTVIEKSAVEGDYVKTGHKLYRVADLSSVWLMLDLFPDDASAVRFGQQVEAEIQSMPGEVFTGRVAFIDPTVNSKTRTVRVRVEIMNFDGKLRPGDYATARVTVPAIPMDQVYDPALANKYISPMHPQVIRDEPGTCPLCDMDLVPTSQLGFASEPLPMQQVVTVPRDAVLLAGENSVIYVETEPGRFEIRRVTVGPMNRKEAVIVEGLSAGETVAIGGNFLIDSQMQLAGNPSLMDPTKAPSYSPGPLELPNSIPVMLATDAGKTLDRTYDAYFEIQCAMAADQTPPPVALNTLIAGLRELEMSAGVPDDAQRKFAIARRAASRMDGSLETAREAYRGVSHAMLKAATVARGPKTAVKLTHYYCPMVPGGGGDWMQPGGDLQNPYWGSEMLTCGELVRELGVRELGVKELGVKELGVGSGERQLAAGMHPGDVK, encoded by the coding sequence GTGCAAGCAGCAACGGTCGTCATCGTCGCCGGTCTTGTGTTTTTCTTACTCGGTGTCGCACAGCGAACGAAGTGGTTGACTGCCGATGGTTTTTCGGACGGCCAAGGCGAATCAATCGCAGAAGCCGGTGGCGGCGAAGACAAACGGTACATCTGCCCGATGATGTGTACGCCACCGTCCACAGAACCAGGTCGCTGCCCCGTCTGTGCGATGGAACTGGTCGAAGCGACAGGTGGCGGTGGCGGCGATGGTATCTCGGTCACCATCGAAGCATCCGCACGGCGATTGGTCGGTATTCAAACCGCGATGTCGAAGATGGGCGAAGTCAATCGAACGATCCGCACCATCGGCTCGATCGACTTCGATGAAAGCCAACTGTCGACCATCAGTGCGTACATCGACGGCCGCTTGGAAAAGATGTACGCGAACTACGCCGGTGTGAAAGTCAATGAAGGCGACGACCTTGCGTTGATCTACAGCCCCCAACTCTACACCGCACAAACCGAGTTCATCACAAGCATGAACAGCGATGGCAAGATTGGTCGCTTTCAAATCTCTGGCGGCGATCTGAACAAGATGGCTCGGGAGAATTTGACTGAACTGGGTATGACGGAAAGTCAGATCGACCAATTGGGGAGGTCGGGTAAGCCAATGTCGCGTATCCGTATCAAGTCACCGCAGAGTGGAACAGTGATCGAGAAGTCGGCTGTTGAAGGCGACTACGTCAAAACGGGACACAAGCTCTACCGAGTAGCCGACCTGAGCAGTGTTTGGTTGATGCTTGATCTGTTTCCCGACGACGCATCGGCTGTTCGTTTCGGCCAACAAGTTGAAGCGGAAATTCAGTCGATGCCCGGCGAAGTATTCACGGGCCGCGTCGCTTTCATTGACCCCACCGTGAACTCGAAGACTCGAACGGTACGCGTCCGTGTCGAGATCATGAACTTCGACGGCAAACTGCGACCAGGCGACTACGCGACTGCTAGGGTCACCGTGCCAGCAATCCCAATGGACCAAGTTTACGATCCGGCACTGGCGAACAAATACATCAGCCCAATGCACCCGCAAGTCATCCGCGACGAACCGGGGACGTGTCCGCTTTGCGATATGGATTTGGTGCCGACGTCGCAGCTCGGGTTCGCATCAGAGCCTTTGCCGATGCAGCAAGTCGTGACTGTGCCGCGCGACGCCGTGCTTCTGGCTGGTGAAAACAGCGTGATCTATGTCGAAACCGAACCCGGTCGTTTTGAGATTCGCCGAGTGACGGTCGGTCCCATGAATCGAAAAGAAGCAGTGATTGTGGAAGGACTTTCGGCTGGCGAGACGGTTGCAATAGGTGGCAATTTCTTGATCGACTCACAAATGCAGCTCGCCGGAAACCCATCGTTGATGGACCCGACGAAGGCACCGAGCTATTCGCCAGGACCGCTTGAGCTTCCCAATTCCATCCCGGTCATGCTGGCGACCGACGCTGGTAAAACGCTTGATCGCACCTACGACGCCTACTTCGAGATTCAATGTGCGATGGCGGCCGACCAAACGCCTCCGCCCGTCGCCTTGAACACTCTGATTGCAGGACTCCGCGAACTGGAAATGTCGGCTGGCGTCCCCGACGATGCCCAACGCAAGTTCGCAATTGCCCGCCGTGCGGCGTCTCGCATGGATGGATCTTTGGAAACCGCTCGCGAAGCTTACCGCGGCGTCAGTCACGCGATGTTGAAAGCGGCGACGGTTGCTCGTGGCCCGAAGACGGCCGTGAAGCTAACGCACTACTACTGTCCGATGGTTCCCGGTGGAGGTGGCGACTGGATGCAGCCCGGCGGCGATTTGCAGAACCCGTATTGGGGCAGTGAGATGCTGACGTGCGGGGAGCTAGTGAGGGAGTTGGGAGTGAGGGAGTTGGGAGTGAAGGAGTTGGGAGTGAAGGAGTTGGGAGTTGGAAGTGGCGAGCGTCAGCTTGCTGCTGGTATGCATCCAGGAGACGTGAAATGA
- a CDS encoding APC family permease, whose amino-acid sequence MSDEKSGKNQYKENSLSLTGSVAMGTGVMIGAGIFALTGQVAQQAGGLFPLAFLAAAVVAGFSSYSYVKMAQKYPSAGGIGMFLMKAYGKGTITAGMALLMYFSMVINESLVARTFGTYTLQLMSVEDTTFWVPALGVGLLIFVFLINILSTSFIGKFSMVTAVIKIGGILIFAGAGLYVSGLSFDAVGVTERTTSTSFLSATALALLAYKGFTTITNSGSEIKEPKKNIGRSIIWSLSICLVVYLLVALAVSGNLSVSQIIEHRDYALSKAAEPAFGQWGRYFTVGLAVIATISGLLASTFAVSRMLAMLSEMKLVPHKHFGMPGDIQKHTLVYTIVIAITLTIFFDLGRIASLGAIFYIVMDIAIHWGVLRHLKNEVNANAAVLITAIILDVVILGAFVWMKATSDTLVIWVSLIGFVVIFAGERVFLAHMEPTQEEQE is encoded by the coding sequence ATGAGCGACGAAAAATCGGGCAAGAATCAGTACAAAGAAAACAGTCTCTCCTTAACCGGCTCGGTTGCGATGGGTACGGGCGTGATGATTGGTGCAGGAATCTTTGCTCTAACTGGGCAAGTGGCCCAACAAGCGGGCGGTCTCTTTCCATTAGCGTTTCTTGCTGCCGCCGTTGTCGCCGGATTCAGCTCGTACTCGTATGTAAAGATGGCGCAAAAGTATCCATCGGCTGGCGGCATCGGCATGTTTTTGATGAAAGCCTACGGCAAAGGAACCATCACGGCTGGCATGGCGTTACTGATGTACTTCTCGATGGTGATCAATGAAAGTCTCGTCGCAAGGACCTTCGGGACCTACACGTTGCAACTGATGAGCGTGGAGGACACGACGTTTTGGGTTCCCGCTCTCGGCGTCGGATTATTGATCTTTGTGTTCCTGATCAACATTCTGTCTACAAGTTTTATTGGGAAGTTTTCGATGGTGACGGCGGTCATCAAGATCGGCGGCATTCTGATTTTTGCGGGAGCTGGTTTGTACGTTTCCGGGTTGTCTTTCGACGCCGTCGGGGTAACGGAACGAACGACAAGTACGAGTTTTCTATCCGCGACGGCGCTAGCACTGCTCGCCTACAAGGGATTTACCACAATCACTAACAGCGGATCGGAAATCAAAGAACCGAAGAAGAACATCGGGCGTTCGATCATCTGGTCACTATCGATATGTTTAGTTGTCTATCTGCTCGTCGCTTTGGCCGTGTCTGGCAACCTAAGCGTTTCGCAGATCATTGAGCACCGCGACTATGCGTTGTCCAAGGCCGCCGAACCAGCGTTTGGGCAATGGGGACGCTACTTTACCGTGGGATTAGCGGTCATTGCGACCATCTCGGGGCTGTTGGCAAGTACCTTCGCAGTGTCTCGGATGTTGGCGATGCTTAGCGAAATGAAACTCGTACCGCACAAACATTTTGGGATGCCGGGCGACATTCAAAAGCACACACTTGTTTACACGATTGTGATTGCCATCACGCTAACAATCTTCTTTGACCTTGGCCGCATCGCATCTCTTGGGGCGATCTTTTACATCGTCATGGACATCGCGATCCACTGGGGCGTGCTGCGCCACTTGAAGAACGAGGTCAACGCTAACGCGGCGGTGCTGATCACTGCAATCATCCTCGACGTTGTCATCCTGGGAGCATTTGTCTGGATGAAGGCGACCAGCGACACATTGGTGATTTGGGTATCGCTGATTGGATTTGTCGTGATCTTTGCAGGCGAACGCGTGTTTTTGGCTCACATGGAGCCCACCCAGGAAGAACAGGAGTAA
- a CDS encoding RNA polymerase sigma factor, with translation MEPPRAKSASHYLSQQDVQSAAAGDRTAQRLIYEATSDRVFRLMVRMVGQQDADDLTQQTFVRAFTKLDQFNGESKFETWLYRLATNEALQHLRREKHRRTKELVVEPTARHIDQVEQYERAATVRTALDRLDPELRAIFTLKEESGLSYQEIAVTLGIPEGTVGSRLNRARRELRTLIDGSWE, from the coding sequence ATGGAGCCGCCGCGTGCAAAATCCGCATCCCATTACCTTTCGCAGCAAGACGTCCAGTCGGCAGCGGCTGGGGATCGTACTGCGCAGCGACTGATTTACGAAGCGACATCGGATCGCGTTTTCCGCTTGATGGTTCGGATGGTCGGCCAGCAGGACGCTGACGACCTGACCCAACAAACGTTTGTCCGAGCGTTCACCAAGCTCGATCAATTCAACGGTGAGTCGAAGTTTGAGACTTGGCTATACCGACTGGCCACCAACGAAGCGTTGCAGCATCTGCGTCGTGAAAAGCACCGGCGAACAAAAGAACTCGTCGTCGAACCGACCGCTCGACACATCGATCAGGTCGAACAATACGAGCGTGCGGCGACGGTACGAACCGCCCTCGACCGACTCGATCCCGAACTGCGAGCGATCTTCACGCTCAAGGAAGAAAGCGGATTGTCATACCAGGAGATCGCCGTTACGCTTGGAATTCCCGAAGGGACGGTCGGTTCGCGGTTGAACCGGGCACGCCGGGAGTTGCGAACGTTGATAGACGGGAGTTGGGAGTGA
- a CDS encoding four helix bundle protein, translating into MKERVRNHRELIVYQKSFAAGKRVFELSKAFPREEMYSLTDQVRRASRSVSANIAEAWRKRRYEKHFCSTLNIAEAEAAETQVWLDYAAAHGYLDEATAAKANEYYEEILRMIVKMIHGSSNWCDLKSKGESGSRGAGEQGSDYRTDDEYVVVDQHKLLSPSPDLPDSPSKSEGDGSA; encoded by the coding sequence ATGAAAGAGAGAGTGAGAAACCATCGTGAATTGATCGTCTATCAGAAATCGTTTGCGGCGGGAAAACGGGTTTTTGAACTGTCGAAAGCGTTTCCTCGTGAGGAAATGTACTCGTTGACGGATCAAGTGAGGCGGGCGTCGCGGAGTGTGAGTGCGAACATTGCGGAGGCTTGGCGAAAGCGACGTTATGAGAAGCATTTCTGTAGCACACTGAATATCGCCGAGGCGGAAGCAGCAGAAACGCAAGTCTGGCTGGACTACGCAGCCGCGCATGGCTACTTGGACGAAGCAACTGCGGCAAAAGCCAACGAATACTACGAAGAAATTCTTCGGATGATCGTGAAGATGATTCACGGTTCGTCGAACTGGTGCGATTTGAAGAGCAAGGGAGAGTCGGGGAGTCGGGGAGCAGGGGAGCAGGGGAGTGACTATCGGACGGATGACGAATACGTCGTGGTTGACCAACACAAGCTTCTCTCCCCATCTCCCGATCTCCCAGACTCCCCTTCGAAATCAGAAGGGGACGGCAGTGCTTAA
- a CDS encoding TolC family protein — MNRQSFSLGTTRAKRLLLAALVAGSATGCASQRGVQVGKSTIPAAVSNPDSVAISDVDWQQVLSGPETRGVQPAAYNDGIVIASPAIFDQPLKEEGKRSFGDFLQLDPPKEDGEKASQGDGEKEEEDRGRQGDTESDEDEGIVTDSEASDRPDSQTPTLPDSPSPNSPSPNSRSAPVEYFVAEALSRHPKILAARQRVAAATNVIPQAKALPDPSFNNTFWPFQDQALQTAGGRVGHQMSINQAVPYPDKLKTKAVIASREVLIAQTEVDAIEREIAESVRLAYYEVWFATRAIKIIDETKELVADLTDVAEARYRSGGSQQDVLRAQLETDRLDDQLVALHKQKELGQADLATLLQQPVAMMPEASAELSTIETPQQIEALIALAEQCNPKLRGLAWEIQRDRDKQTLACLQKYPDFNVGINWSLISDDHKVLSPVADGHDNVSLSFGTTLPIWRDKINAGIREASHRTSSTTRRLEAERDELYGKIRRLIVQADALVEQRNIYEDRIIPRTEDTLRLSIADYRGKRTDFFTLIETYRELLMFETQLARIDATLAGTIAQLDRTVGCPQ, encoded by the coding sequence ATGAATCGGCAATCTTTTTCACTCGGGACAACCCGAGCAAAACGCTTGCTGCTAGCAGCATTGGTTGCCGGGTCGGCGACCGGTTGTGCCTCCCAGCGTGGTGTTCAGGTTGGAAAATCCACTATTCCGGCCGCCGTATCGAACCCGGATTCGGTCGCGATCAGCGACGTCGACTGGCAACAAGTCCTTAGCGGGCCGGAAACAAGGGGCGTTCAGCCCGCCGCCTACAACGACGGGATAGTAATCGCATCGCCCGCTATCTTCGATCAACCACTCAAGGAAGAGGGTAAACGAAGTTTTGGAGACTTTCTGCAACTCGATCCGCCCAAGGAAGATGGGGAGAAGGCGAGCCAGGGAGATGGGGAGAAGGAAGAAGAGGACAGAGGGAGACAAGGAGACACGGAGAGCGATGAAGATGAAGGAATAGTCACCGACTCCGAGGCTTCCGATCGCCCAGACTCCCAGACTCCCACTCTCCCTGACTCCCCCTCCCCCAACTCGCCTTCTCCCAACTCGCGTTCTGCTCCCGTCGAGTACTTCGTTGCCGAAGCACTGTCGCGGCATCCAAAGATACTCGCAGCTAGGCAGCGCGTCGCTGCAGCAACCAACGTCATCCCGCAAGCTAAGGCATTGCCTGACCCGTCATTCAACAATACTTTCTGGCCATTTCAAGACCAAGCTCTGCAAACCGCTGGCGGCCGTGTCGGTCACCAGATGTCGATCAATCAAGCAGTGCCCTATCCAGACAAATTGAAAACGAAAGCCGTAATCGCGAGTCGTGAAGTGCTAATCGCCCAAACCGAAGTCGACGCAATCGAGCGAGAGATTGCCGAATCGGTACGTTTAGCCTACTACGAAGTGTGGTTTGCAACGCGAGCGATCAAGATCATTGACGAGACAAAAGAGCTTGTGGCCGACTTGACCGACGTTGCCGAAGCACGCTACCGCAGCGGCGGCTCGCAACAGGATGTTTTGCGTGCCCAACTCGAAACCGACCGACTTGATGATCAGCTTGTCGCACTTCACAAACAAAAAGAACTCGGACAAGCGGATTTAGCGACATTGCTTCAGCAGCCAGTGGCGATGATGCCAGAAGCCAGTGCCGAGCTATCAACAATCGAGACTCCGCAGCAAATCGAAGCATTGATCGCCTTGGCCGAGCAGTGCAACCCGAAGCTACGCGGCCTCGCATGGGAAATCCAACGCGATCGTGACAAGCAAACGCTGGCATGTCTACAAAAATATCCTGACTTCAATGTTGGAATCAATTGGAGTTTGATTAGCGACGACCATAAAGTCCTCAGTCCTGTCGCCGACGGTCACGACAATGTTAGCCTTAGTTTTGGAACAACACTTCCAATTTGGCGAGATAAAATCAACGCAGGCATTCGTGAGGCATCGCACCGAACCAGCAGCACGACCCGCCGACTGGAAGCGGAACGCGACGAGCTTTACGGAAAAATTCGCCGCCTGATCGTCCAAGCCGACGCCCTGGTCGAGCAACGCAACATCTACGAAGATCGCATCATCCCGCGAACCGAAGACACACTCAGACTGTCAATCGCCGACTACCGAGGCAAACGCACGGACTTCTTCACGCTGATCGAAACCTACCGCGAGCTGCTAATGTTCGAGACCCAGCTCGCCCGCATCGACGCCACATTAGCGGGTACGATTGCCCAGTTGGACCGAACAGTGGGTTGCCCTCAATAA